From Bacillus basilensis, a single genomic window includes:
- the priA gene encoding primosomal protein N', producing the protein MKFASVIVDVPARQTDRPFDYIIPKKWEDIVQTGMRVVVPFGPRKLQGFIIGIKDSAEVESKKLKTIHEILDVTPVLNEELLKLGYWLTSETLCYMISAFQVMLPTAIKATYKKRLQLRKQEEVAPELLFLFQNKEAIEWEAIETQPHLYRTIQQEIKNGTIEVVYQVKDKVQKKKQRVVQPELPEDKLELAAFELKSKKQQDVLYYFVENYKSVPLKVITEELQITDAPIKALVKKGLISEKYVEVYRNPYDDDDFEQTKPFPLTEEQERVIAPILSSIANETYNPFLLYGVTGSGKTEVYLQSIAEVLEKGKEAIVLVPEIALTPQMVDRFKGRFGSQVAVLHSALSVGEKYDEWRKILRKEVKVVVGARSAVFAPFENLGIIIIDEEHESSYKQEDNPRYHARDVAVWRGQYHKCPIVLGSATPTLESFARAKKGVYELLTMEKRMNEQALPTVEIVDMREELRDGNRSMFSKALHEKIADRLEKKEQMVLFLNRRGHSTFVMCRDCGYVVQCPHCDISLTYHKMNHRLKCHYCSYEENMPTACPACQSTYIRFFGTGTQKVEEEITKLFPEARVIRMDVDTTSRKGMHEKLLKAFGEEKADILLGTQMIAKGLDFPKVTLVGVLTADTMLHLPDFRASEKTYQLLTQVSGRAGRHELPGEVIIQTYTPEHYSIELAKNQQYDVFFDQEMQMRRTRQYPPYYYVVLVTVSHPELLKAVQVTEKIVGHLRSHCTEQTMVLGPVASAIPRIKDRYRYQCMIKYKREPNLKNVLKMVNEHYQAEMQKELQISIDFNPTMLM; encoded by the coding sequence ATGAAATTTGCAAGTGTAATTGTTGATGTACCTGCACGTCAGACAGATCGACCATTTGATTATATTATCCCTAAAAAATGGGAAGATATTGTCCAGACAGGCATGCGTGTAGTAGTTCCATTTGGCCCAAGGAAATTGCAAGGTTTTATTATTGGGATCAAAGATTCGGCTGAAGTAGAAAGCAAGAAGTTAAAGACAATCCATGAAATATTAGATGTAACGCCGGTTTTGAACGAGGAATTATTAAAACTTGGATATTGGCTTACAAGTGAAACGTTATGTTATATGATTTCAGCTTTTCAAGTCATGCTTCCAACAGCGATAAAAGCAACATATAAAAAGCGTCTACAACTTCGTAAACAAGAAGAAGTAGCGCCTGAACTACTGTTTTTATTTCAGAATAAAGAGGCGATAGAATGGGAAGCGATTGAGACGCAGCCGCATCTATACCGCACAATTCAACAAGAAATTAAAAATGGTACGATTGAAGTTGTTTATCAGGTAAAAGATAAAGTGCAAAAGAAGAAACAAAGAGTTGTTCAACCGGAGTTGCCAGAAGATAAATTAGAATTAGCAGCATTTGAACTGAAAAGTAAAAAACAACAAGATGTACTCTATTATTTTGTGGAAAATTATAAAAGTGTGCCGTTGAAAGTGATAACAGAAGAGTTGCAAATAACAGATGCTCCGATTAAAGCACTTGTTAAAAAGGGGCTAATCTCAGAAAAGTATGTGGAAGTATATCGGAATCCATATGACGATGATGATTTTGAACAAACGAAACCATTCCCACTTACGGAGGAACAAGAGCGAGTTATTGCACCAATTTTATCATCAATTGCAAATGAAACTTACAATCCATTTTTACTATATGGTGTTACAGGAAGTGGAAAGACAGAAGTATATTTACAATCTATAGCAGAGGTGCTCGAGAAAGGAAAAGAAGCGATTGTGCTTGTTCCTGAAATTGCACTAACACCTCAGATGGTAGATCGTTTCAAAGGTAGATTTGGCTCGCAAGTTGCGGTTCTTCATAGTGCGCTGTCTGTTGGAGAAAAATATGATGAATGGCGTAAGATTTTAAGAAAAGAAGTGAAAGTCGTAGTTGGTGCACGTTCAGCTGTATTTGCTCCTTTTGAAAATTTAGGGATTATTATTATTGATGAGGAGCATGAATCGAGCTATAAGCAGGAAGATAATCCGAGGTATCATGCAAGGGATGTAGCTGTGTGGAGGGGACAGTATCATAAATGTCCTATCGTTCTTGGTAGTGCGACACCGACACTTGAATCGTTTGCAAGAGCGAAAAAAGGTGTGTACGAATTACTAACGATGGAAAAGCGTATGAACGAACAAGCCTTACCGACAGTAGAAATTGTTGATATGCGTGAAGAACTTCGTGACGGGAATCGTTCCATGTTTTCGAAGGCACTGCATGAAAAAATAGCAGATCGATTAGAAAAGAAAGAACAAATGGTGCTCTTTTTAAATAGAAGAGGTCATTCTACATTTGTTATGTGCCGGGATTGCGGGTATGTTGTACAATGTCCGCATTGTGATATCTCGCTCACATATCATAAAATGAACCATCGTTTAAAATGTCATTATTGCAGTTACGAAGAGAATATGCCGACTGCGTGTCCTGCTTGTCAAAGTACATATATTCGTTTCTTTGGTACAGGTACACAAAAGGTAGAAGAAGAAATTACAAAACTATTTCCAGAAGCACGAGTCATTCGGATGGATGTAGATACGACAAGTCGCAAAGGAATGCATGAAAAATTATTAAAGGCGTTCGGGGAAGAAAAAGCAGATATATTACTTGGAACGCAAATGATTGCGAAAGGATTAGATTTTCCTAAAGTAACACTCGTCGGAGTTTTAACTGCAGATACGATGCTTCACTTACCAGATTTTCGGGCGAGTGAAAAGACTTATCAGTTGTTGACGCAAGTAAGTGGACGAGCAGGCAGACATGAATTACCAGGGGAAGTTATAATTCAAACGTATACGCCAGAACATTACAGTATAGAGTTAGCAAAGAACCAACAATATGATGTGTTTTTTGACCAAGAAATGCAGATGAGACGAACGAGACAATATCCACCTTATTACTATGTTGTACTTGTGACGGTATCTCACCCGGAATTATTAAAGGCAGTACAAGTGACGGAAAAAATTGTCGGTCATTTACGGTCACACTGCACAGAGCAAACAATGGTGTTAGGACCGGTTGCTTCAGCAATTCCAAGGATAAAAGATAGATATCGTTATCAATGCATGATAAAATACAAACGGGAACCAAACTTAAAGAACGTGCTCAAAATGGTAAATGAACATTATCAAGCAGAAATGCAAAAAGAGCTACAAATCTCAATTGATTTTAATCCAACAATGTTAATGTAG